One Candidatus Thermoplasmatota archaeon DNA window includes the following coding sequences:
- a CDS encoding 30S ribosomal protein S15 — MARMHARRKGSSSSVRPTREKIPDWQGLDKAEVVETIVKLAKEGKTQAQIGLVLRDQYSVPNVRLATGKKLQAILEEQGLAPKIPEDLQNLMKRAVHLRGHVKEHAKDHSNARGLSLIESKIRRLAKYYKIQGRLPADWRYSAETAELVVE; from the coding sequence ATGGCACGCATGCACGCCCGCCGCAAGGGCAGCTCGTCGTCCGTCCGCCCCACCCGCGAAAAGATCCCCGACTGGCAGGGCCTCGACAAGGCCGAGGTCGTCGAGACGATCGTCAAGCTCGCGAAGGAAGGCAAGACGCAGGCGCAGATCGGCCTCGTCCTGCGCGACCAGTACAGCGTCCCCAACGTGCGGCTCGCGACGGGCAAGAAGCTCCAGGCCATCCTCGAGGAGCAGGGCCTCGCGCCGAAGATCCCCGAGGACCTCCAGAACCTCATGAAGCGCGCCGTGCACCTGCGCGGCCACGTGAAGGAGCACGCGAAGGACCACTCCAACGCGCGCGGTCTCTCGCTCATCGAGAGCAAGATCCGCCGCCTCGCGAAGTACTACAAGATCCAGGGCCGCCTCCCGGCCGACTGGCGCTACTCGGCCGAGACGGCGGAGCTCGTCGTCGAGTAA
- a CDS encoding KEOPS complex subunit Pcc1, with product MKCRARVSLAFDDAATAEAVRASLAPDDGGFIASRAEGAMLVAQAEAADPLSLLRTLDDWLASAALAEKAARAGKGP from the coding sequence GTGAAGTGCCGCGCCCGCGTGTCCCTCGCGTTCGACGACGCCGCGACGGCCGAGGCCGTCCGCGCGTCCCTCGCGCCGGACGACGGCGGATTCATCGCCTCGCGCGCCGAGGGCGCGATGCTCGTCGCTCAGGCCGAGGCGGCCGACCCGCTCTCGCTCCTGCGCACCCTCGACGACTGGCTCGCTTCCGCAGCCCTCGCGGAGAAGGCCGCGCGCGCCGGCAAGGGTCCGTGA
- a CDS encoding serine--tRNA ligase: MQFDLAGRFVLSADAKAAEAAIRAFFEEANATILKRKGAEPGTDEARVHDVRVEGSTIHVKVESKGRLRAHDALLRLRKAMGEKLGKAHRLGVRDVIIDAYEVTFELEKPVKHPVMVPFAKAVRVEDRTATLELANVDAEFLENNYIDRMINLVREKVNLQHYEGKGEYHRTMWSSPSKEPRWDRNPTEAMVERDWLKQGPTKGKWVFRPQIAAIIRAMERIAVEEVLKPAGFQEIMIPHHVPFDVWLKSGHMHGVPNEIYYVSEPRTRDVAEWQEFIDLVKITRKVPTDKLLANLSPPNAGICYAQCGNIYWSFQQRTIADASLPVQVFDRAAVSNRYESGGRHGMERVDEFHRIEPVYIGTREQLLDVREKLVARYKHVFNEILDLEWRMAWVTPFFLAQEGHDKEVVETDKLEVGTIDFEAWMPYRGSREESEWLEFQNLSIVGKKYTDAFNIKAQRADLWSGCSGIGLERWAVAFLAQKGIDPADWPAGFRKFLPELPKETQFL; encoded by the coding sequence ATGCAGTTCGACCTCGCGGGACGCTTCGTCCTGAGCGCGGACGCGAAGGCCGCCGAAGCCGCCATCCGGGCGTTCTTCGAGGAGGCGAACGCCACGATCCTCAAGCGCAAGGGCGCCGAGCCCGGCACCGACGAGGCGCGCGTGCACGACGTCCGGGTGGAGGGCTCCACCATCCACGTCAAGGTCGAATCGAAGGGCCGCCTGCGCGCGCACGACGCGCTCCTGCGCCTGCGCAAGGCCATGGGCGAGAAGCTCGGGAAGGCGCACCGCCTCGGCGTGCGCGACGTGATCATCGACGCCTACGAGGTCACCTTCGAGCTCGAGAAGCCCGTGAAGCATCCCGTCATGGTGCCCTTCGCGAAGGCCGTGCGCGTCGAGGACCGGACCGCGACGCTCGAGCTCGCGAACGTGGACGCCGAGTTCCTGGAGAACAACTACATCGATCGCATGATCAACCTCGTGCGCGAGAAGGTCAACCTCCAGCACTACGAGGGCAAGGGAGAGTACCACCGCACGATGTGGTCGTCGCCCTCGAAGGAGCCGCGCTGGGACCGCAACCCGACCGAGGCCATGGTGGAGCGCGACTGGCTGAAGCAGGGCCCGACGAAGGGCAAGTGGGTCTTCCGCCCCCAGATCGCGGCGATCATCCGCGCGATGGAGCGCATCGCGGTCGAGGAGGTCCTGAAGCCCGCGGGCTTCCAGGAGATCATGATCCCGCACCACGTCCCGTTCGACGTGTGGCTCAAGTCCGGCCACATGCACGGCGTCCCGAACGAGATCTACTACGTGAGCGAGCCGCGGACGCGCGACGTCGCGGAGTGGCAGGAATTCATCGACCTCGTCAAGATCACGCGCAAGGTCCCCACGGACAAGCTCCTCGCCAACCTCTCTCCGCCGAACGCGGGCATCTGCTACGCGCAATGCGGCAACATCTACTGGAGCTTCCAGCAGCGCACCATCGCCGACGCGTCGCTTCCCGTCCAGGTGTTCGACCGCGCGGCCGTGAGCAACCGCTACGAGTCGGGCGGCCGCCACGGCATGGAGCGCGTGGACGAGTTCCACCGCATCGAGCCCGTGTACATCGGAACGCGCGAACAGCTCCTCGACGTGCGCGAGAAGCTCGTCGCGCGCTACAAGCACGTGTTCAACGAGATCCTCGACCTCGAGTGGCGCATGGCCTGGGTCACGCCGTTCTTCCTCGCGCAGGAAGGCCACGACAAGGAGGTCGTCGAGACGGACAAGCTCGAGGTCGGCACCATCGACTTCGAGGCGTGGATGCCCTACCGCGGCTCCCGCGAGGAGAGCGAGTGGCTCGAGTTCCAGAATCTGAGCATCGTCGGCAAGAAATACACCGATGCGTTCAACATCAAGGCGCAGCGCGCGGACCTCTGGAGCGGCTGCTCGGGCATCGGTCTCGAGCGCTGGGCCGTCGCGTTCCTCGCGCAGAAGGGCATCGACCCGGCGGACTGGCCGGCCGGATTCCGCAAGTTCCTGCCCGAGCTGCCGAAGGAGACGCAGTTCCTCTGA
- a CDS encoding alpha/beta fold hydrolase — MDVTLVSIPHGPETLAGTLATPEGKPLGCLVLVHGFLSSRFEVAEAAERLAERGWVALAIDFTGHGGSTGPRGRTGRAWMVADARRAGAFLREQGFEAPLGIVGHSTGGPMALAVLAEAEEFKAGAVVAPLRTLRHEMTSLERGAVPLLGRVSKAATRLGLPPIQFPYRYAKAYDRLFDDQAAAARARERGFLQKTASLAWVDEGLSVDGEAWARTVAKPVLVIVATHDRVVAPENSRAVYKALAGDKRLVELPTGHSVFGDTRGAEAVAAVDRWFREKLHP, encoded by the coding sequence ATGGACGTGACCCTCGTCTCGATCCCGCACGGCCCCGAGACCCTCGCGGGAACGCTCGCCACGCCCGAAGGCAAGCCCCTCGGCTGCCTCGTCCTGGTGCACGGTTTCCTCTCCTCGCGCTTCGAGGTCGCGGAGGCGGCCGAACGCCTCGCGGAACGCGGGTGGGTCGCGCTCGCGATCGACTTCACCGGACACGGCGGGTCCACCGGCCCGCGCGGGCGCACCGGGCGCGCCTGGATGGTCGCGGACGCGCGCCGCGCGGGCGCCTTCCTGCGCGAGCAGGGCTTCGAGGCGCCGCTCGGCATCGTGGGACACTCGACCGGGGGTCCGATGGCGCTCGCCGTGCTCGCGGAGGCGGAGGAGTTCAAGGCCGGCGCCGTCGTCGCGCCCCTCCGGACGCTCCGGCACGAGATGACGTCGCTCGAGCGCGGCGCCGTGCCCCTCCTCGGGCGGGTCTCGAAAGCCGCGACGCGGCTCGGCCTTCCCCCCATCCAGTTCCCTTACCGGTACGCGAAGGCCTACGATCGCCTCTTCGACGACCAGGCCGCGGCGGCGCGGGCGCGCGAGCGCGGGTTCCTGCAGAAGACTGCGAGCCTCGCCTGGGTCGACGAAGGGCTATCGGTGGACGGCGAGGCTTGGGCCCGCACCGTCGCGAAGCCCGTGCTCGTCATCGTCGCGACGCACGACCGCGTCGTCGCGCCGGAAAACAGCCGCGCCGTGTACAAGGCGCTCGCGGGCGACAAGCGCCTCGTGGAGCTCCCCACGGGCCACTCCGTCTTCGGCGACACGAGGGGCGCGGAAGCCGTGGCGGCCGTCGACCGGTGGTTCCGTGAAAAGCTGCATCCTTGA
- a CDS encoding mechanosensitive ion channel domain-containing protein yields the protein MRLDGPALRALAARALLVGAAIFVLVLVLDGAAVPTLDLEPRARQALRVALIVAGVIVAMTLIRRFFRPRMRTLAGEAPTAFASFALEVAALLGGLVLALRAFGVDPSTILLASGVAAVAIGFAASTFITNVLSGILLVTSYPIRVGDDMVVTVANQTVRGVVSETGLLYTSVATDHGEVAVIPNGALVTGGAFARRASSRALGSRIEIPVPPVADPAAFEARLAAAARRHGIPAPTVRLTSVQAAGVGAVASVEAPIGGREHVLDKLVRAVAEASRPA from the coding sequence ATGCGCCTCGACGGTCCAGCCCTGCGCGCCCTCGCCGCCCGCGCGCTCCTCGTGGGCGCCGCGATCTTCGTCCTCGTCCTCGTCCTCGACGGCGCGGCCGTCCCCACGCTCGACCTCGAGCCGCGCGCGCGCCAGGCCCTGCGCGTCGCGCTCATCGTCGCGGGGGTCATCGTCGCGATGACGCTCATCCGGCGCTTCTTCCGCCCGCGCATGCGGACCCTCGCCGGCGAGGCTCCCACCGCGTTCGCCTCGTTCGCGCTCGAGGTCGCCGCGCTCCTCGGCGGCCTCGTGCTCGCCCTTCGCGCCTTCGGCGTCGATCCCTCGACGATCCTCCTCGCGTCGGGCGTGGCCGCGGTCGCGATCGGCTTCGCGGCCTCGACGTTCATCACGAACGTCCTCTCGGGCATCCTGCTCGTGACGAGCTATCCGATCCGCGTGGGCGACGACATGGTCGTCACCGTGGCGAACCAGACGGTGCGCGGCGTCGTCTCGGAGACCGGGCTGCTCTACACCTCCGTCGCGACGGACCACGGCGAGGTCGCGGTGATCCCGAACGGCGCGCTCGTGACGGGCGGCGCCTTCGCGCGCCGCGCCTCCTCGCGCGCGCTCGGCAGCCGCATCGAGATCCCGGTTCCGCCCGTCGCGGATCCCGCGGCCTTCGAGGCGCGCCTCGCGGCCGCCGCCCGGCGCCACGGGATCCCGGCCCCGACCGTGCGCCTCACCTCCGTTCAGGCGGCGGGCGTCGGCGCCGTCGCCTCCGTCGAGGCCCCGATTGGCGGCCGCGAGCACGTCCTCGACAAGCTCGTGCGCGCCGTCGCCGAGGCGAGCCGGCCGGCGTGA
- a CDS encoding MscL family protein, protein MTEASPAKDAGIASQFRAFLENYGVIGLAIAFVIGAALTSLVKAVVEGLLMPIVGALLPGGSWREATWQVGPFDPFQVGRILGETLNFLIIAAFVFLVAKAVLGEAKVGKK, encoded by the coding sequence ATGACGGAAGCCTCGCCCGCGAAGGACGCGGGCATCGCCTCGCAGTTCCGCGCGTTCCTCGAAAACTACGGCGTCATCGGCCTCGCGATCGCGTTCGTGATCGGCGCCGCCCTCACCTCGCTCGTGAAGGCCGTCGTGGAGGGCCTCCTCATGCCCATCGTCGGAGCGCTCCTCCCGGGCGGGTCGTGGCGCGAGGCCACGTGGCAGGTCGGTCCCTTCGATCCGTTCCAGGTGGGACGCATCCTCGGGGAGACGCTGAACTTCCTCATCATCGCCGCGTTCGTGTTCCTCGTCGCGAAGGCGGTGCTCGGGGAGGCGAAGGTGGGGAAGAAGTGA
- a CDS encoding 30S ribosomal protein S3ae, whose amino-acid sequence MAQDKGEEKGKKKAVQRSSTRKVKDKWKSKQWYTIKAPKMFNAVAIAETLADDTPKLLGRVAEATLQDLTGDFSKMHIKVYFKVNGVAGTDCGTKFVGHELTSDYVRRLTRRKHSKIDHVVDATTKDGFTIRVKPFAVTEKRAKTTQEQDIRRIATKIVQDSAQGRSMPEFVRDVVNGELGQAIFKEARKVYPLKRVEIRKSEVRREPEGYVEDVEVFAAPAPTNGDAAPADEEVVEDISASLEEGVEVKAEEELTEEERVQ is encoded by the coding sequence ATGGCCCAGGACAAGGGTGAAGAGAAGGGCAAGAAGAAGGCAGTCCAGCGATCGTCCACGCGCAAGGTCAAGGACAAGTGGAAGTCCAAGCAGTGGTACACGATCAAGGCGCCCAAGATGTTCAACGCGGTCGCGATCGCGGAGACGCTCGCGGACGACACGCCGAAGCTCCTCGGCCGCGTCGCGGAGGCGACGCTCCAGGACCTCACGGGCGACTTCTCGAAGATGCACATCAAGGTCTACTTCAAGGTCAACGGCGTCGCCGGCACGGACTGCGGCACGAAGTTCGTGGGCCACGAGCTCACGAGCGACTACGTGCGCCGCCTCACGCGCCGCAAGCACTCGAAGATCGACCACGTCGTCGACGCGACGACGAAGGACGGCTTCACGATCCGCGTGAAGCCCTTCGCGGTCACCGAGAAGCGCGCGAAGACCACGCAGGAGCAGGACATCCGCCGCATCGCGACGAAGATCGTCCAGGACTCGGCGCAGGGCCGCTCCATGCCCGAGTTCGTCCGCGACGTCGTGAACGGCGAGCTCGGCCAGGCCATCTTCAAGGAGGCCCGCAAAGTCTACCCGCTGAAGCGCGTCGAGATCCGCAAGAGCGAGGTCCGCCGCGAGCCCGAGGGCTACGTCGAGGACGTCGAGGTCTTCGCGGCCCCCGCGCCCACGAACGGCGACGCCGCCCCCGCCGACGAGGAAGTCGTCGAGGACATCAGCGCGTCCCTCGAGGAGGGCGTCGAGGTCAAGGCCGAAGAGGAGCTCACCGAGGAAGAGCGCGTCCAGTGA